AGGGGGGCTGCGGCAGGCCAAGGGAGAAGGTGGCACTTTTGCTTGCAGGCAGGACGGGGAGTTTGCGAGGGTTgatggggggaggagggggctgGGGAAGAGACACCTTTGGGCTCCGCTTCTTGCGCTTGTCTTCCATTATTGTTTATCTTTTAAGTTTCCTGCAGTATGAGGAGGGGGGTGCACTGCCTGGCTGCTGTGCAGGACGTGCTGAAGCAACAAAGGTAGGAAGTTCAAAACCCAGCAGCCTTCCCTCCCTGCCTCTGGAAGATTCTGCCTGTGCCAAAATTAGTGCTGCAGTTCAGGATTCTCCACTCTGCAAAGAAAAGGCGTTTAGTGATGCTTTAACAGCGCAGCATCCCTAGTTTATCACAACTATATATCTGTCAGAAACACATTAAATCCTCAGAGAGAAACAGTATTAATCCTCCTGCCTTAATGGGATTGCTTTTATATGAAAGTTTTAAAGGAAAGCATTTTTCGTGCTCTCTATAATGTTTCCCTGGAGTAAAAGGGAGAGAAACAGTAACCTAATAAGATATGTTTAGAGCACCCTCAAAGTGAAAAGACATTAGAGAATGTGTGAACTCAAGGACACACTGCGTTGCTGTTTTGAGGACATTTCCGAACCAAATGAACCAATTATGTGACAACCAAAATGATCACAAATCCAAACACTGCAGAAGCCTTCTTCCTCACTATAGAAAGAATAAAGCACAGACAGGTAACATGATTCCTGAGAGGAGTGTACTATACAAATGGAAATAATGCCTCGGCTTTTAGACAAATGGCTGAAGGAGAAAATCAATATACTGGGTTGTTATTGAGACCCTATTTACACGCATACGAAACGCAAACGAACCGaatacgatatcaaaaaagtcttccgttcacacgagaccactcgggagcgctggagacgctgtagtacatatgccgggcctgtaagtggtgctgtactttcgccacaaaatacaccaaaagcagcgaagaagacccccgagcatggttgcccttctgtttatgccccgcggtggatttagcaacatgtagttcatataattttccatgtccacttgttgctgatggttgtggtagaggagctgtagattttgcactaacatctgtagcatggtcagtaggtactgaccatgctacagcagtgagcagcagaggtggggctatggcttcatcgttatcaggaaatgatcgtatataGGGCGTACATACGGAGCCGTTTAGCCCCCCAGAACATTCagtttgcagatctatccaccttgggacccgttatcgtttgcggggtccgtttccgcgtttccgttacggcctcgtgtgaacgaaaAAGAAAAGTAGTGGATACAACCGTTTGCATTCTCGTGTAAACAGCACCTCAGGTGAGACTTTCCTATGGAAGGATAGTGGAGTATAAAAAGTATGACTCATATCCATTTCCACTTACTGAATGACCATTAAAAATAGAGTAATAGAGATATGTTAATATAACAAAGAAAATGCCATGAGAGCACACTTACTTACTTCTGTCTCATTCTCACACAcaatcactcacacacatacaaggtATAAGGAGGTTTAATATGTACGAGTGTGTATGAGTTTGGGAATGAGGGAGTGAGAAAGAGATATGAGGCGAAAACTGCGACTTGCTGTAAACCAAATCTACTGTATATTGTTGTCTCtgtacacacgtacacacacacacacacacacacacacacacacacacacacacacacacacacacacacacacacacacacacacacacacacacacacacacacacacacacacacacacacacacacacacacacacacacactgtacattcagacacacacacacatttctcagCTGATACCACTCTTCCACATCCATACCAACACACCTACATCATATGAGTTGCATACAtgtattccaatggctggcaggACCCATTATACAACAGGCAAAGAAACCAAGAAATGACAAGCATGTAATTCaatggtaaaatgtcacatctggtgatatacagtaaaaaggacaaattgaactattttcctccaaaataaaaccctgacattacaaaatgcatgatTATATACCGGTATGGCGGAGAGATCAAAATATGCGGTTATAATGggagtggatgggacatttttgtccGCGAGTGGCTAATGTGATTCTAATGCAAATTAATCTGattctgtgcaaaaactaataatccaccaaaaataaatgttgttgctaatctttgacatatccaagactgtgataaaaaataaataaaagccgaccccccccccaacatttattatatgtaaaataactgcctttttgtgcatgtttttcatagaaaacacgaattcatgttttcaaactggcagttaaagggttaaaatcctgaaaataaTTTGATATTTTTGATTAAGGACTGAAGTTGATTTAAAGATTTAACCCAAAAAgttttttaaaatattaatCTATTATCATTTTAtagcagtttttggaagtggacatttttgttgctaatctttgacatatccaagactgttataAAAAGAAAAGAGCCAGTCCCCAGATATgtattatatggaaaataactaaTTTTCAGTTTTTAATCATGAAAAACAACACCGATTTCATGTattcaaaatggcatttaaagggttgcaatcctgaaaatgattaaatatttggtattttttattagggcggaagttgctttaaagattgaaccccaaaaagttgtgaaaaaaaaccttttaatataatgtttataATGTTTATGTTATAAGTattttgcagtggacatttttgtcccgtttgactaatttgcgtagtccaatcgaatgataccggagggttaaaTAACATTTCCTGCCTTTACATTTGCATTGATTCCTTATTAATAGCTTTTATCTCCCAACACTACGTCAGCCTCCGTTCAAAGTAGAATCTAAAGATGGCCACTACAGTAATACACAAAGGCAACTTTATACGATGAAATAATTCGTTACTTGAGTTGTGTCAACCCCGAGGAAAAGCTGcttgaataaaaacatgaaaacagctGATTTTTGTACAATTTGGTTGAATTCAGTGTGAGGGAAGATGGGTAAACAGATGTATCGTCTACGAAAATGACACAAATACGACTTACCGAATCAATTACGCACCAGAGAGCAGACCTACCGAGCACGGAGTCACAGTTCTCCCCCCGCCATTTAAAGCtgtttaaatatattacatatgAATTAACATTGATCAAGCACAGTGGTGTTGAGCTGTTCCAGCAGGCAGCTCCGGTTTGTGTCAGGCTAGATGTGAACGCGGCATCGATGCTGTCGTCTCGTGCAAAGCTGTTGTCTCTTTATCCGTCTTAAAGGGCCAGTGCCCCGCAGCCTGCAGCTTAGTGTGTTTACTACACAGGTGCAGCGAACAGCATGATGGGTACTGCTCCTCAGCTGATGATGAAAACATGCTTCTATTATATCCTGGGTGGTTTGCAATTGCATTTGAATTGCAGGCACCTGAGAACACTACAAACAGGCCACATGGTGACGCAATTTCACACATTGCTTGTTAGATTAAttcataataatatgtattctTTGGTTGAGATCAATGTAGTGAGACTGTATATTGTATTGATTACTCAATGTATTCATTGTGTATTATTTAGATACTCTAgagatatgtattttttatttgggagggatgaaaccctctttaatggtcacacatgcagagcacacagcacacacagtgaaatgtcttctctgcttttaacccatcctagtaccaggagtctagtagtcTGCTAATGTTATAGTATTTGTATGTTATATCTTTTGAAATTGTTTAACTTGTGTAATGTCTAACACTGCTGCTGGATCAAAGTAATTTACCAATTATGGGATAAATAAATTATATATCTATCTTAAGTTGGTGTATATGTTTGTATTAATGATGTGATCATCTGAGTCTGCAATGTAGCTTCAAACACATGTCAATAATTGCACAGAAGAAGTATATACAATGGAAATTCTCCATGTTCTAGTACCTCAAAGGGATACTAATACAGTACTGGAGTAAATGTACTAAGTCATTTTCCACCAATTACTCTACATTAATAATTCACCTCAGAGTGTTGCAATCTGAACAGTCCATACAGTCTTTGCTCAGATAAGGGTAATACAAGTGAGATCCCTACTGAATACTCAAGGCATTTAAAACATCTCACTGTATGCATATTGTGAAGAAAaagctatttgaacatttcagagGGTGATTTACACTTTTGTACTTTCAAATAATGACTAATTTTGTCCTTTTATTTACATTTCGACATGAAGTATCAGTGGTGACTAATTTGGATTGAGTGATAATATTTTCTTCCATATTATACATTATTGTCAAAGTGACCAGGTTCTCAGCAATGACTGGTCAATAAGTGCACATTAACTGAAATGCACACTTGTTCTTTGAGGAATTGTTCAAATTGTGTGTTTTATTCTTGAATCCGAGAGGCCTCTTGTGGTCAGAGTGGACATTTTAGAACCAAATAAATACCAAAGCAAACCTTTtaagtaatacaaaaatatttcTTTTTATTATGGCAGATCAGAACAAAAAAGTGACACAAAATGTAGTTTGTAGAAAAAATACAGAGCTCTTAGGCATGTTTGTGTTGTTCCAAAGTGAATGTGGTGATTAATAACTCAGAGCCTAACTGACTTTCTGGTCTGACGGGCTGTTTGAGAACGAGTATGCCTTTCCTAGGACTATTCTGTCTCTGAGAAGCTTAAAGAAGGCGTAATAGTTGCTGAAGAGAATCAGAGCCAGTGATATCGTCTGATGCCACTTTTTTGAACATATCAGCGAGTAGAGCTGGTAGAATATCATGGCACCTTCCAAGATGATGAGTATGTTCAATATTCGTAAAGGCTTGTTGAAGAAGAACTATGGGAGGGAAAGGGAGATGCAGTCAGTCATCAGATtagaaaataataatttgacatGTTCATTTTAGGAATACTCACATAAAAGCGATAATGAGACACGTCTGATGGAACTGCAACATTGTAGTGACCCATGGCCTTATAGACATTCTTATTATGTTTAACCAGGACTCCCTGTGGCCACATGTACTCTTCTGTCCATCTGTGCGAAAAGAGACAACAATTAGGGTTTTCAATCAAATGAGTCCAAAGCCCAGTAATAAACCACGAGCGGTACATACATGTGCTGAAGGACATTGGAGCAGAGCGAGGGGTCTACTTTCTGCCAGCAACCCAGGTGCGCTGCAGCTTTGTGAAGCAGGTCACAGTATCGAGGTGGCAACAAGTGCCTCATGAGGATTACTGACGTGCTGACTGACACCAGGATGAACAGTTCGCAGGACCAGCGCTTATCCACATACTGTGTACTCTGAGGGGAAATACACAGGCGTTATTAGAGCGGATTTAATTATGACATTAGCGCTTAAAATCAAATGTACCTAACCTAGCTTTAAAAGGTATACTTCACCAACAAAATGATAATTTCTATATTAATTAATGAACCAATTATCTTCCATTTGTGAAGAAAATGAATTAAAAACTATATTATCGCATGCGTCCATGATAAGAAGAGAATCCAAAAATGGAGAAAATGATTGATGAGGTAATTGAGTGCTGCGTTACAGCAGAAATACACTTAAACCTAATTTTACATTctcattcatttaaatatttgCTAACTTCTTTCCAACAAGTGAAAATGCCTTTAAACATGGAGCCCATTTATTTCTAAGTTTATCTATATTTTCTTCTGTTTTTGGATTCGTTGTTCACTCTGGCGACATGCGAGAATAATTGTGTTCATGAATACAAGGAAAGAAGTGAATTATTGATACAGAAATTATCGTTTGGATGGTATTCCTTTAAGACAGTTTCTTACCTTGACAAACCAGACGGGTACAAAGGCCACGTAGTAGGCACTGAGCATCGAGCTGACCAGCACCTCCTTCATCCTCCAGTTGAAGTCCATCTTCAGGTACTCCACCTCCTTGCGGATGAGATCCGGGGAGAGGCAGCAGGCGTGAGTGGGCATAGCTTGGACGCCGTACAGCTGGCTGGTGTGCTGCTTCCACGTCTCCTTCAGCACGGTCAAATAGTCCCTGCCCCGGCCCACGCTGCCCACCTCCTTGGAGCCGATGCTGGCGATGGGGGAGAGCGGACCCGGGCGTCGGAAGTCACAGCTCAGCCGGAAGAAGGGAATATACATCCCAAATCTGCAGAAAACAACAGCTATTGTTTACTTTTTACAATACTTAAAGCACTGGGTGAACACTGCGAATATTCTCACATTATTACACATAATGTGAGAATATTTGCAGTGTTCACCCAGTAAAAGTAAAGTATATATAATATGGTTCCAAGTATGTTTGTTCCATCAGTTAAAAAAAGTCTATAATTGAATAAGGGGCCGCTCATGCTAGTTTTTTTTGCAAAAACAGACACTATGGATATCAGGATCCAAccattgtgtaattaacagtcAATGAACCAAATAACCTCCACTAAGCAGTATGTTAATGAAAGCTTTTGAATAATTGCTCAAGAGACAACAACACCATTCATCATTCATATCTCCGATCAGACTACTTTAAGGTTGTAGCGGCCAAAACCATAGAGAAGTAAAACAGAAAATGAACTCAAAAGTAAAACTGCCGCTGAGGCACCACATAGCGAATCGTACGCAGGGAATGATCCAAGTCCAGGCAAGATCGTCGTTCCTGTGCATTTATTCCATGATCCAATATCACCAGAATAAATGTAACCATCTTTCTATATCTTGCCCTTTGCCTTTCCTTGTGCTTTCCCtggtaaaaaacaacaacaaatgccATCCTGGTGCGCTAATCCAACCACCACCTGTCTCCCATTATATATAATTATACCAGGTGCCCAaatcacccagtgcccaaagATGCCTTCTAAATTAAAGCATCAAAATTACTTCAACTTACttgaataataatacatttactaTAAACAAAAAACAGCAATAAAATACAAGCTAACTATGTATAAAGCTTGTCAAACACATTTGATATTAATCTGTATTAAATCTAACTCGTGTTAGATGGAGAACACAAACATAAACGAACGAGCGGAACCAACTGAAGCTGGGGAACACAAACAATGAAATAAAAGCATTGGAAATGTAATTACCTGGCGTCATTATGTTAGTGGACTCTCACTTGACTGAGTCTACTGAATTCAAGCTATTAAATTCTCCCTGTAGATACTCACGGGTAGCAGAGGAAGAGCAGGCTGAGCACAGAGTAGCTTCTGAAGAGATAAATGAGCGAGCGACACAGGCTCCAGCCGGTCAGCGTGAGCACAGCAAACCGAGCCATCACCAGAAAAATTGAATGAGGGAAGGATAGTTTCCCACTCTGTGAGGCCTGGGGGGGGGTGACAGAGGACAGAATGGTCAAATGCTTTCATACAACAACAGCAGTAGAGTAGCTTGTACACACTGTGCAGGAAGCAATGTCTGAAGTCCAGCATCTGAAGTAGAATACATTCTTTATGTCTGGTTTTCCAACAGCTTATTGCCACAGCAGCCACACTAAGTGAAATTTAAGACCAAGTTTACAAGAACTAAAGAAATGTGGATAAGAATTATTCAGGATTAGGGAGAAATTTTCCCAAATGTTAATTTTAAAACAATATCAATGTTTTCACAATCTAGCAGATAGCCTCTGTATACAAAATATGAGTGTTGTCGGTTCCACTAGCCTAAACTGTGGGACATTCCTGTGAGAGGCATTCGTGACATTTATAAAAAGAAAGAGATATTCCAATTATCTTGAAATTAAATTGTCAGTTAAGAAAAGctattacatttataatttaagACTTGAAAGATGTTAAAGACAAAGGGATAAAGACAAATTCTGAAAAGGAAGAAGCCAAAATAAAATGCTTACCTCCTTAACAATTGCTGCTATTAACCTCCGTGCCAGTATGATGATTGTGAACACCAGCATGTTATAATCAATAAGGTGAAAgttctgtaaacaataacattGATTCAGGATTAATGCTCACACTTGCAGTATCATCAACATATATAGGTACAATACCATGTGAGGGATATGCAAATTTAAAAACAATAGGGATACAGAGAAGGTTGACAGACGAAACACCTACGGACGATAATACCTGATAATAAACATGATCATAAGTCAGAGGTTGACTCACCAGTGATGTGTGTGAGGGAGGGTGTGAGGGGGGGTACCACCACACCGTCTTGTAGATGTTGACGTAATGGACAAAGAGAGCGATGAGGTGGCAGAAGAAAAGGTGAAGCTCGAACAGCACATTGCGGTCCACAGATAACTCGGGGATCTTACAGTGCTTCAGAGGGACCACCGTCTGCGCAGCCAGCGGGGGGCTCGACATGCACGTCCCCGAACCATTCCTGCAGACAAAACAAAGCCTCTCTTATTATGATGTATATTGTTCTGTTATAATGGGGGTGTAACAGATGAGATGAGACCAAATCCTGCCAATGTTAACTTTCTCAGCTGTGGCCGAGGAGGTAGAGTCGCAGTCCACCAACTGGAAGCTCTGTGGTTAGATTGGCAGGAAACCAAACCCTAAATAGCTCTTGATGGCACGGCCAACAGCGTGTGATTGTGAGTGAATGTCAGGCTCCCTTGAGCAGGTGGCCCCTAGTGTGAATGAATGtacaaatgtgtgtgaatgttgatTTGTATATTTAAAAGCACTTTGAGGGGTAGACTGGAAAATCCATTATAAATGCAGTCAATTTACCGCTCTTAACTCTCAAAGATCTGCGGTATATCAGAGCATACCTTGTACGGGATCGCACCCCTGTGACCGGGGAGCTGGTCGAGTGGTTGCCATTGCTGACCGAGCCTGGTTCGTTGCTGAGCGGAGGTCTGCAGTACGTGGAACGGTTCGCCCCTCTCCTTCCACCAGCCATCGCCGACACACCCACGACTTCTCCCAGCTATGCGTCTGGTTTTATGGTTTCTCTGCTCGTTCCTGTGCCTGTATACACCAAGGGAGCAGAACGCTGTCAATAAGAAGGCTGATCCAGAAGTTACAACACATGTTATAACAGTTATTGACTAATTTGTGTAATATGATTTGGATCAAGCCTGTGATATGTATCACATAGGATATAATTCACTTGCAGGGCAACAATCAGTTACATAAGTTTTATTTTGGTCAATGATTGGCTTAGTCACAGCACTTAAAATGACAGCAGTGGTGCAGAGTCATAACAAACAACAAGAACTTGCAGGATTAAGATTTCATGGCCAATCCCAAATTGTGCAAAGCAAAATAGATCTGCTTCAGATAATCCATCATAAACATGCACCACCAAACGCTAGCGTTACATTTGCACTAGCTGCATAACATCTTTAATATAGTGCAAGTTTTTTGCGGAAACTGACATTACAAGCCTAGCCAAGTAGCACCACAATTTGTTCTCTTCCTGGGTCACATTTGTCACGGGAGCCGTTAGAGTGGGAGACACGAGGCGGGCAGCGGACACAACGTGGACCTGTACAATGAGCCACGGACATGTCCGCCAACTCCATGCTTGATTAAATACAAAGATCGAGGCCTAGGCTAACAGTATCTCtgactagctagctagctagctatcaAACCAAGCCACCAAACAGGATAGACCAGAAGAGCTTACCAGTGCAGTCCGCTGTGTGTTAGCCGCTGCTCTGTTGCATTGATAACAAGCTACACGCTGTACATTTTCACAGTGTTTATTGGAGAAGTGGTGTATATTCCAAAGGAATCAGCGGAGACAGTCATTGTTGATGTGAAACTGGCCGCTGATagatggggggggggcggaTATGTGAGCGACCTGTGGGAGGAGAGACATTTAAAGGGACATTCCGCCAAAAATCAGACGCACCAAGGGAAGGAGAGCAATGTGTTTTTGGATCGGTCAACAGGCTTGGGTCAGACTTTATTTTAGACATGAAGGCAGAACATAGGGATTTAATTTAGCACATTTTTTGGAATAAATAGGGTATGTTGCCCATGAGGTAACTAACTGCATGTCATTTAGGTCTGTAAATTATGTTTGTAATAATTACATTATCTTTTGCATTTTTAAGGAAATATTTATTTTACCTATAGATGTATAGTGAGCCGTAAAATGGAAGATTTCAATGTAGTTGTGTAACTTCCTGACAGTGGTCTGTCAGCATGGTGTTTGTGTGCAATACCTCTCACTTATAGCATGTGAGAAA
The sequence above is drawn from the Pseudochaenichthys georgianus chromosome 22, fPseGeo1.2, whole genome shotgun sequence genome and encodes:
- the tmem39b gene encoding transmembrane protein 39B encodes the protein MAGGRRGANRSTYCRPPLSNEPGSVSNGNHSTSSPVTGVRSRTRNGSGTCMSSPPLAAQTVVPLKHCKIPELSVDRNVLFELHLFFCHLIALFVHYVNIYKTVWWYPPSHPPSHTSLNFHLIDYNMLVFTIIILARRLIAAIVKEASQSGKLSFPHSIFLVMARFAVLTLTGWSLCRSLIYLFRSYSVLSLLFLCYPFGMYIPFFRLSCDFRRPGPLSPIASIGSKEVGSVGRGRDYLTVLKETWKQHTSQLYGVQAMPTHACCLSPDLIRKEVEYLKMDFNWRMKEVLVSSMLSAYYVAFVPVWFVKSTQYVDKRWSCELFILVSVSTSVILMRHLLPPRYCDLLHKAAAHLGCWQKVDPSLCSNVLQHIWTEEYMWPQGVLVKHNKNVYKAMGHYNVAVPSDVSHYRFYFFFNKPLRILNILIILEGAMIFYQLYSLICSKKWHQTISLALILFSNYYAFFKLLRDRIVLGKAYSFSNSPSDQKVS